The following are encoded in a window of Mycobacterium vicinigordonae genomic DNA:
- a CDS encoding MlaD family protein, with protein sequence MAVAAVLLLSSCASLNVNAIPIPGNSYSHGYDIIIEFENILNLPDRAKVVMDGTKVGVVKGVALTSHGVDVTARIDSGVAVPSDIHSVMQQATVLGDTYIALEAALDALPTAPPLRAGGRIPAAHTTSPPQLEDTLANMANFVGSGAIQRAQNTLIKINRITPPRPEIRAMASRVALDLSDVSKNIDDVDLWLRGVSETANVLEANAPELGRWFTPQGVTDFHHNFILSHYLAPIVPTLGTIYYNGYWLTPALTALADSAEAFQHSKWAFDEEVPRWQHLFTDYFLPERRYPAINITSIKGPDGRELSGNIQEVLRMIGAMP encoded by the coding sequence ATGGCAGTCGCGGCCGTACTGCTGTTGTCGTCATGCGCCTCGCTCAACGTTAATGCGATACCGATTCCCGGCAACAGCTACAGCCACGGATACGACATCATTATCGAATTCGAGAACATCCTCAATTTGCCTGACCGCGCAAAGGTAGTGATGGACGGCACCAAAGTGGGTGTGGTTAAAGGCGTAGCCCTTACATCCCACGGGGTTGATGTCACAGCACGTATTGATAGCGGGGTCGCCGTTCCGTCGGACATCCATTCAGTGATGCAGCAGGCTACTGTCCTCGGCGACACCTACATTGCACTCGAAGCCGCACTGGATGCGTTACCCACTGCGCCACCGTTGAGGGCCGGTGGGCGGATCCCTGCCGCGCACACCACGTCTCCGCCGCAGCTGGAAGACACCCTTGCCAACATGGCAAATTTTGTCGGCAGCGGTGCGATTCAGCGAGCGCAAAACACGTTGATTAAGATCAATAGAATTACCCCGCCTCGACCGGAAATCCGTGCGATGGCGTCGCGTGTAGCGTTGGACTTATCTGACGTGTCAAAAAACATCGACGATGTCGACCTGTGGCTTAGGGGAGTGTCCGAAACCGCTAATGTGCTGGAAGCCAATGCTCCAGAGCTGGGGCGCTGGTTTACCCCGCAGGGTGTGACGGATTTTCATCACAACTTCATTCTGTCGCACTATCTCGCGCCGATTGTGCCAACGCTCGGGACGATCTACTACAACGGATACTGGCTCACGCCGGCACTAACGGCGCTTGCTGATTCCGCCGAAGCTTTCCAGCATTCTAAATGGGCTTTCGACGAAGAAGTGCCCCGCTGGCAGCATTTATTCACGGACTACTTCCTGCCGGAGCGGCGATATCCAGCGATCAACATCACGTCGATCAAGGGCCCGGACGGACGGGAACTATCTGGCAACATCCAAGAGGTCCTGCGGATGATCGGGGCGATGCCGTGA
- a CDS encoding MlaD family protein, whose product MKARSALWRFVLASIVSSLLLFVIANAIKQPVDATTRTYKAEFTDVSGLSDGADVRVRGVAVGKVEAIELKRSGGRSIALVRLTMDKRFSIVPVSRLAVRYQALTGLRYIDVRNASEGNSGGNLVTNVPTTMTQPSFDITVLFNGLQPVLATLSPEEINSFTENALAFLQGDGNGLGPMLDSINKLSALVTNRQEVVSTIVRNLASLAEDTQGRSQYLTKILDEVELPINQVLQVVDEFRKAQISGPAFTRVVMRLLAAIGVRPGIDANTALDRAFTNVYTSIEALKRTPVIWDNIPPPPENGAPVPCSHGRAQLPEAMDVLIQGQRVVLCQK is encoded by the coding sequence ATGAAAGCTAGGTCCGCGCTCTGGCGATTCGTCCTCGCCTCGATCGTCAGTTCCCTACTGCTGTTCGTGATCGCGAATGCAATCAAGCAACCCGTCGACGCAACAACACGTACCTACAAGGCGGAATTCACCGATGTCTCGGGTCTGAGCGATGGAGCCGATGTGCGGGTCCGCGGCGTGGCCGTAGGAAAAGTCGAAGCCATCGAACTTAAACGATCAGGCGGCCGCAGTATCGCGTTAGTGCGTCTCACCATGGACAAGAGATTTAGCATCGTGCCGGTAAGTCGACTGGCAGTTAGATACCAAGCGTTGACGGGCCTGCGTTATATCGATGTGCGAAACGCCAGCGAAGGAAACTCGGGCGGAAATCTGGTAACCAATGTGCCGACCACAATGACGCAGCCCTCATTTGACATAACTGTGCTATTTAACGGGCTGCAGCCAGTTCTCGCCACGCTGAGCCCAGAGGAGATCAACAGTTTCACCGAGAATGCGTTGGCATTTCTCCAAGGCGATGGCAACGGACTCGGACCCATGCTCGATAGCATCAACAAACTATCCGCACTCGTTACTAATCGGCAGGAAGTCGTTTCCACAATCGTGAGGAACCTCGCGTCCCTGGCTGAAGACACGCAAGGTCGATCTCAATATCTAACCAAAATTTTGGATGAAGTTGAGTTGCCCATTAATCAGGTGCTACAAGTAGTGGACGAGTTCCGCAAGGCTCAAATATCCGGCCCGGCTTTCACCCGAGTGGTGATGCGTCTACTTGCGGCAATAGGAGTCAGGCCCGGGATCGACGCCAACACGGCGCTTGATCGAGCTTTCACAAACGTCTACACCAGCATCGAGGCGCTCAAGCGAACGCCAGTGATATGGGACAACATCCCACCGCCACCTGAGAACGGTGCACCCGTGCCCTGTTCTCACGGACGGGCACAACTGCCCGAAGCCATGGATGTACTGATACAAGGTCAACGGGTGGTGCTGTGCCAGAAATAA
- a CDS encoding MlaD family protein produces the protein MPEITQSPRLLGAITLAIVVVAAAVVGYVYVRPPNHQIISFYTDDAASIRPQDTVRIAGIVVGTVEGLSLEANHVRVRASVDKNAFIGDQSQVQVRMLTVIGGYYITVIPLGNVPLGDRPIPKERVTTPYTLIQALTGTTKITENVAPKPIEENIDQLQQGLRGTNVDSVASVLNAGNAITSMLERQRGQITEILQLTDEYIDRLTKYRERLQEYIRKIAILEQALVLEGKAFADSILGIGGVLEMLKPVVDLYDTHRQDFVEKIRSLLGEFRTIVSRNGLVVRLLGRVHDRMERALDRQNNFVRPELLATDICIPTHGSPC, from the coding sequence GTGCCAGAAATAACGCAGAGCCCAAGGTTATTGGGAGCAATCACCCTTGCCATCGTCGTCGTTGCAGCCGCGGTCGTGGGCTACGTCTACGTCCGGCCGCCGAACCACCAGATCATTTCGTTTTATACGGACGACGCGGCATCGATCCGCCCTCAAGATACCGTCCGGATTGCCGGCATCGTGGTGGGAACCGTCGAGGGCCTGTCGCTCGAGGCCAACCACGTGCGGGTGCGGGCCAGCGTGGACAAGAACGCATTCATCGGCGATCAATCTCAAGTCCAGGTCCGCATGCTCACCGTGATTGGTGGTTACTACATCACCGTCATTCCGCTCGGCAATGTGCCCCTCGGCGACCGCCCCATTCCCAAGGAGCGAGTAACTACGCCCTACACATTGATACAAGCCCTTACGGGTACAACGAAGATAACCGAAAACGTCGCACCGAAGCCGATCGAGGAGAATATCGACCAGTTGCAGCAGGGTCTGCGTGGCACCAATGTCGACTCCGTCGCGTCAGTCCTCAATGCCGGCAACGCAATCACCAGCATGCTCGAGAGGCAACGCGGGCAAATCACCGAGATTCTGCAGCTCACGGATGAGTACATTGACAGGCTGACCAAATACCGCGAACGGCTGCAAGAATATATTCGCAAAATAGCCATTCTCGAACAGGCGCTGGTTCTGGAAGGCAAAGCTTTTGCAGACTCGATCTTAGGAATCGGGGGAGTGCTCGAGATGCTGAAGCCGGTGGTCGACCTGTATGACACGCATCGTCAAGATTTCGTCGAAAAGATCCGATCCCTTCTAGGAGAATTTCGCACAATAGTTTCACGGAATGGGCTGGTCGTACGGCTACTTGGTCGAGTACACGACAGGATGGAGCGTGCATTAGATAGACAGAACAACTTCGTTCGCCCCGAGCTGCTGGCGACAGACATCTGCATCCCGACGCACGGGAGCCCGTGCTGA
- a CDS encoding MlaD family protein: MHPDAREPVLMFGISTAYARKAIGCIAVAVVAACGTSCGAEPRRHAIQYCAIMSDSVGLYTGNPVTQMGYKIGTVDKITPEETGVQVAFSINVDRPIPRDVMAVTRSTSILADRALELLGNYSSGPRLAAHECIPRSRTATPLSISQVIGAATNFVNGVNPHGSTNIQDALRGVDEAAKGNGANLNKLLITSSSLLDNPDQAIADVGSIVRNVVQLTEMLKQSRPPLKEILLELKETTPYLVNTLAGTSGLVEPIGDLVFLASQLEVELGDEIQLGLDTAGDALRHLSPHYKGIANLLNPVPRFINTFSSYVNNHEFDAIAWSPPIFRISTPNGLALCGAMNASMPGSCADVNGQPHAVDVALLQYVLTEVQRR, encoded by the coding sequence CTGCATCCCGACGCACGGGAGCCCGTGCTGATGTTTGGCATCTCAACGGCTTATGCGCGAAAGGCTATTGGGTGCATTGCCGTCGCGGTGGTAGCCGCTTGCGGCACCTCATGCGGGGCCGAGCCGCGGCGTCACGCTATTCAATACTGCGCAATCATGTCGGACAGTGTCGGACTCTACACCGGAAATCCCGTAACCCAGATGGGTTACAAGATCGGCACCGTCGACAAAATTACCCCTGAAGAAACGGGTGTTCAGGTCGCATTTTCGATAAACGTAGACCGGCCGATACCGCGCGATGTCATGGCAGTGACGCGGTCGACATCAATTCTTGCCGATCGTGCGCTCGAACTCCTGGGGAACTACTCCTCAGGTCCGCGACTGGCGGCACATGAGTGCATACCCCGCAGTCGGACGGCCACGCCGCTGAGCATCTCGCAGGTGATCGGAGCGGCAACAAACTTCGTCAACGGTGTTAACCCGCACGGTTCCACCAACATCCAAGATGCACTCCGCGGTGTCGATGAGGCAGCTAAGGGCAACGGGGCGAATCTAAACAAGTTACTGATCACGTCGTCGTCCCTTCTGGATAATCCCGACCAAGCGATTGCAGACGTCGGCTCGATCGTGCGAAACGTAGTCCAGTTGACAGAAATGTTGAAGCAATCCCGGCCTCCGCTGAAAGAGATACTGCTCGAACTAAAAGAAACCACTCCGTATCTGGTGAACACCCTCGCTGGTACATCCGGTCTCGTCGAGCCAATCGGCGATCTCGTCTTCCTGGCCTCCCAACTGGAAGTCGAACTCGGTGACGAGATCCAACTCGGACTAGACACCGCCGGAGACGCGCTACGACACTTAAGCCCGCACTACAAGGGCATCGCGAACCTTCTCAACCCGGTTCCGAGATTCATCAATACCTTTTCGTCTTATGTCAACAATCATGAGTTCGATGCGATCGCGTGGAGCCCACCGATATTTCGTATCAGCACTCCGAACGGACTGGCCCTGTGTGGGGCGATGAATGCATCGATGCCGGGCAGTTGCGCGGATGTTAACGGCCAACCACATGCCGTGGACGTCGCGCTCCTGCAGTACGTGTTAACGGAGGTTCAGAGACGATGA
- a CDS encoding MlaD family protein yields the protein MIAVFVAYLASLGLRVAPPTNRTTLSMAVADTNNLVAGSSVLLRGVPVGKVTSIDASVATANVHFYVADQYKIPVDSDVRLENLSALGESYIELEPRSYGGPFFRDGQRIKSEAVKQPPSITELATSVVRVLNQLDPKQLGRVVGEADAALPDPAAVLPNLARASLLTRNTVAGFKGQGAELLDNFQVLLRNAGFVGPALAEAAPPVRDLGPVFNIVWSHSLEELLMSIYPATVTQLADLVSRIQKFLDDRGTDLKVLGEATSSNVVLIANALKNLDSSQILSNLLATVPEDGAVELHVPIP from the coding sequence ATGATCGCTGTGTTCGTGGCATACCTTGCTTCGCTGGGACTTCGTGTAGCCCCGCCGACGAACCGTACAACGCTCTCGATGGCGGTGGCCGACACAAATAACCTGGTCGCCGGTTCCAGTGTGTTGCTCCGCGGCGTGCCGGTCGGAAAGGTAACTTCTATCGACGCCTCGGTGGCAACCGCGAACGTCCACTTCTATGTCGCAGATCAATACAAAATCCCCGTCGACAGTGACGTCCGGCTTGAGAACCTCTCCGCGCTCGGCGAGTCCTACATTGAACTGGAGCCGCGAAGTTACGGCGGCCCCTTCTTTCGTGACGGGCAGCGTATTAAATCAGAGGCGGTAAAACAACCTCCCTCGATCACTGAACTTGCAACCAGTGTCGTGCGCGTCCTGAACCAGCTGGACCCCAAACAGCTTGGTCGCGTCGTCGGCGAGGCTGACGCGGCGCTCCCCGACCCCGCGGCGGTGCTGCCCAACCTGGCGCGCGCCAGTCTGTTAACCCGCAACACCGTCGCCGGTTTCAAGGGTCAGGGCGCAGAACTGCTCGACAATTTCCAGGTACTGCTACGCAATGCCGGCTTTGTGGGTCCCGCACTTGCCGAAGCGGCCCCGCCCGTGCGCGATCTCGGGCCGGTATTCAACATCGTTTGGAGCCACTCCCTCGAAGAGCTCTTGATGAGCATCTATCCCGCAACGGTTACGCAATTGGCCGACCTGGTCAGCCGGATTCAGAAGTTCTTGGACGACCGCGGGACCGACTTGAAGGTGTTAGGTGAAGCGACATCGTCGAACGTGGTGTTGATTGCGAACGCCTTGAAAAACTTGGACAGCAGCCAGATTCTGAGCAATCTGCTGGCGACGGTGCCCGAGGATGGCGCCGTCGAGCTGCATGTGCCGATTCCGTAA
- a CDS encoding Mammalian cell entry related domain protein yields the protein MTILHASAESETRTLTRVGAIAVLALVITTTFLLLAKPFDSRPRNVISVVIEAAYVGHGVIADTPVIMHGVKIGRVVSVANNAGGGVRLQTDLQRDPTRGLTDAMGIDYRPSNYFGVTAINIIPVQGGRPLKSGMQIKVKPEGNFSLQALLYRLGELSNGVFNQRLISVIERSTRYVDGLNPLLETALIVGNSIAKVQTVSSEQLLRNATGISVAFPGFLSAIIGTGKDIYHTGYAGFNLEAVKKRNRYYPTWDENRKRHLEEMYRMFTENLSNDKWFEYSHDQILNIAKTDLFLRVGYLEGSHINELFPVLESVRTLADTVPKILSPDSFAYTITEMRRRLERMYEGSGEQRALQVRLILDRVPGVAAPLGLATGSHQ from the coding sequence ATGACGATACTTCATGCTTCCGCAGAGTCGGAAACGCGGACCCTAACCAGGGTCGGGGCGATCGCGGTCCTGGCGCTCGTGATTACGACGACATTCTTGTTGCTGGCCAAACCATTTGATAGCCGACCGCGCAACGTCATCTCCGTCGTTATCGAGGCAGCGTATGTCGGTCACGGAGTCATCGCCGACACTCCCGTGATTATGCACGGGGTAAAGATCGGCCGTGTCGTATCCGTGGCGAACAACGCGGGAGGCGGTGTCCGGTTGCAGACAGACTTGCAGCGGGACCCGACACGCGGGCTTACCGACGCCATGGGAATTGACTACCGGCCATCAAACTATTTCGGCGTAACGGCAATCAATATCATACCCGTGCAAGGTGGTCGCCCGCTGAAAAGCGGCATGCAGATCAAGGTCAAACCTGAAGGCAACTTCTCCCTTCAGGCATTGCTTTACCGCCTCGGGGAACTATCCAATGGCGTGTTCAATCAGCGCCTCATCAGCGTCATTGAGCGCTCGACCCGATACGTGGATGGCCTCAACCCTCTCCTCGAGACCGCGCTCATCGTAGGTAATTCGATCGCGAAGGTGCAGACAGTCAGTAGCGAGCAACTCTTGCGAAATGCGACTGGCATTAGCGTAGCGTTTCCTGGTTTTCTCAGCGCGATAATTGGCACCGGTAAGGATATCTATCACACCGGATATGCGGGTTTTAATCTAGAAGCAGTGAAAAAGAGGAACAGATACTATCCAACATGGGATGAGAATCGAAAAAGACACCTCGAAGAGATGTATCGGATGTTTACGGAAAATCTGAGTAATGACAAATGGTTTGAGTATTCTCACGATCAGATATTGAACATTGCAAAAACGGATCTATTTCTTCGAGTGGGGTATCTGGAGGGATCCCATATTAATGAGTTATTTCCCGTGCTTGAAAGTGTAAGGACCCTGGCCGACACGGTACCGAAAATCCTCAGTCCGGACAGTTTTGCTTACACGATCACGGAAATGCGTCGACGATTGGAGCGCATGTACGAAGGGTCGGGTGAGCAGCGCGCACTGCAGGTGCGGCTCATCTTGGACCGTGTTCCCGGGGTTGCCGCGCCTCTTGGCCTCGCGACGGGCAGTCATCAATGA